In one window of Coralliovum pocilloporae DNA:
- the atpA gene encoding F0F1 ATP synthase subunit alpha, protein MDIRAAEISAILKEQIKGFGAEAEVSEVGQVLSVGDGIARVYGLDNVQAGELVEFPGGIKGMALNLETDNVGVVLFGDDRAIKEGDTVKRTGSIVDVPVGKGLLGRVVDALGNPIDGKGPIESDTRARVDVKAPGILPRKSVHEPMSTGLKAVDALIPVGRGQRELIIGDRQTGKTAIILDTFLNQKPIHDNGPDADKLYCIYVAVGQKRSTVAQFVKVLEERGALEYSVVIAATASDPAPMQFLAPFTGCAIGEFFRDNGMHAVIGYDDLSKQAVSYRQMSLLLRRPPGREAFPGDVFYLHSRLLERSAKLNEDHGAGSLTALPVIETQGNDVSAFIPTNVISITDGQIFLETDLFYQGIRPAVNVGLSVSRVGSSAQIKAMKQVAGTIKGELAQYREMAAFAQFGSDLDAATQKLLNRGARLTELLKQPQFSPLKTEEQVAVIFAGVNGYLDNLELKQVGAFEEGLLSFIRAEHGAVLDGIRDQKQLTDELRDKLKSAIDAFAKTFA, encoded by the coding sequence ATGGATATTCGGGCCGCGGAAATTTCCGCAATCCTCAAAGAGCAGATCAAAGGCTTCGGCGCTGAAGCTGAAGTTTCTGAAGTTGGTCAGGTGCTCTCCGTCGGCGACGGTATCGCCCGTGTTTATGGTCTGGACAATGTACAGGCTGGTGAACTGGTTGAATTCCCAGGTGGCATTAAAGGCATGGCCCTGAACCTCGAAACCGACAATGTCGGTGTGGTTCTGTTCGGTGATGACCGCGCCATTAAAGAAGGTGACACTGTTAAGCGGACAGGTTCCATTGTGGACGTGCCGGTTGGCAAGGGTCTTCTGGGTCGCGTTGTTGACGCTCTGGGTAACCCGATCGATGGCAAAGGCCCGATCGAGTCCGATACCCGCGCTCGTGTGGACGTGAAGGCGCCAGGCATTCTGCCGCGTAAATCCGTGCATGAGCCGATGTCAACCGGTCTCAAGGCTGTTGATGCTCTTATCCCGGTTGGTCGTGGCCAGCGTGAGCTGATCATTGGTGACCGTCAGACCGGTAAGACCGCCATCATTCTGGATACCTTCCTGAACCAGAAGCCGATCCATGACAATGGTCCGGACGCAGACAAGCTGTACTGCATCTATGTGGCTGTTGGTCAGAAGCGTTCGACTGTTGCCCAGTTCGTGAAGGTTCTCGAAGAGCGTGGCGCTCTTGAATATTCCGTTGTGATTGCGGCGACCGCTTCCGATCCGGCTCCGATGCAGTTCCTTGCACCGTTCACCGGCTGTGCGATTGGCGAGTTCTTCCGTGACAATGGCATGCATGCCGTGATCGGTTATGACGATCTGTCCAAACAGGCTGTTTCCTACCGTCAGATGTCCCTGCTGCTCCGTCGTCCTCCGGGGCGTGAAGCTTTCCCGGGTGACGTTTTCTACCTGCACTCCCGTCTGCTTGAGCGCTCTGCGAAGCTCAATGAAGATCATGGTGCCGGTTCTCTGACCGCTCTGCCGGTTATTGAGACCCAGGGTAACGACGTGTCGGCCTTTATTCCGACAAACGTGATTTCCATTACCGATGGTCAGATCTTCCTTGAGACAGATCTGTTCTACCAGGGTATCCGTCCGGCCGTGAACGTTGGTCTGTCCGTGTCTCGAGTGGGTTCTTCCGCTCAGATCAAGGCCATGAAGCAGGTTGCCGGTACGATTAAGGGTGAGCTTGCCCAGTATCGTGAGATGGCAGCGTTCGCCCAGTTCGGTTCTGACCTTGATGCGGCAACGCAGAAGCTTCTGAACCGCGGTGCCCGTCTGACCGAGCTTCTGAAACAGCCGCAGTTCTCTCCGCTCAAGACGGAAGAGCAGGTTGCTGTTATCTTTGCCGGTGTGAACGGTTATCTCGATAATCTGGAGCTGAAACAGGTTGGTGCGTTCGAAGAAGGTCTTCTATCCTTCATTCGTGCAGAGCACGGAGCTGTTCTTGATGGCATTCGCGATCAGAAGCAGCTTACCGACGAGCTTCGTGACAAGCTCAAATCAGCTATCGACGCCTTTGCCAAGACGTTCGCTTAA
- a CDS encoding F0F1 ATP synthase subunit delta — protein MTDKNSNISGVAERYATALYELADEQGAVADVEKALAAIGALIDESEDLRRLIESPVFSAQDQQAAIGAVLDKAGVSGIVGNFVRVTAGNRRLFALPGMIRAFKMIAARQRGEQSAQVVSASKLTAGQEKALAKALKEAIGKDVSIDASVDPSLIGGLVVRVGSRQIDTSVRTKLNSLKIALKEVG, from the coding sequence GTGACGGACAAGAATTCGAACATATCCGGCGTCGCAGAGCGATATGCCACCGCACTTTACGAATTGGCGGATGAGCAGGGTGCTGTTGCGGATGTCGAAAAGGCTCTCGCCGCTATCGGAGCTCTTATTGATGAGAGTGAAGATCTGCGGAGACTGATCGAGAGCCCGGTCTTTTCTGCCCAGGATCAGCAGGCTGCTATCGGCGCCGTGCTGGACAAGGCAGGTGTTAGCGGTATCGTCGGTAATTTTGTGCGTGTGACAGCTGGCAATCGCCGTCTGTTCGCGCTGCCCGGCATGATCCGCGCCTTCAAGATGATCGCTGCGCGTCAGCGCGGTGAGCAGTCTGCGCAGGTTGTTTCAGCCAGTAAACTGACGGCAGGGCAGGAAAAAGCTCTGGCGAAAGCTCTGAAAGAAGCAATTGGCAAAGACGTTTCCATCGACGCTTCAGTTGATCCGTCCCTGATTGGCGGGTTGGTTGTTCGCGTCGGTTCTCGCCAAATCGACACGTCCGTCAGGACGAAGCTCAATTCCCTTAAGATTGCACTGAAAGAGGTCGGCTGA